One Papaver somniferum cultivar HN1 chromosome 10, ASM357369v1, whole genome shotgun sequence genomic window carries:
- the LOC113318246 gene encoding uncharacterized protein LOC113318246: MDAEMDLEEKWVQMNGKLVPIIKLERLARDDLDGCIKWYKFWMERINSPSQNSCLRRWSKNMDKALKRLKSIQFIRYTSPSLPPPFRVKEISTDICDSSVELIPSYFFEEMVDSTNSLSSQAEEVSTVVNSIPSAVNEEEVSLNLWSNGFKIWEVNQFTNELLVRNCVKFFSEHREYVDFLNELLFLHSKILGMAYIHFKLDDSRLLFDRGKYFGTLILSSGFKSDYGFLDSIIHVFAKDTEIRNDSKMFVKMPKRESGSLSSDRDDFVLQLHQDKMFVKTFPLDTVCFEYKFFFNHTLHTRKSSQGCLWSADKVFDRGKEFQLLKGLFSFNCESEDYLDAITSSVIVILGYCFDLLLEYSNMTLFVQNGDSYDDSQMFHNRPQQSNVP, encoded by the coding sequence ATGGATGCAGAAATGGATTTAGAGGAAAAGTGGGTGCAAATGAATGGAAAATTGGTACCAATAATCAAGTTAGAGAGGTTAGCAAGAGATGATTTAGATGGATGCATAAAGTGGTATAAGTTTTGGATGGAAAGAATTAACTCTCCATCTCAAAATTCTTGCCTTCGGAGATGGTCAAAAAATATGGACAAGGCGTTGAAGAGATTGAAATCGATCCAGTTTATTAGATATACTTCTCCATCTCTTCCACCTCCTTTCAGGgtgaaagaaatttctacagatATTTGTGACTCTTCCGTTGAGTTGATTCCTTcttacttctttgaagaaatggtTGATTCAACAAATAGTTTGAGTTCTCAAGCTGAAGAAGTTTCAACTGTGGTTAACTCAATTCCTTCCGCTGTCAACGAAGAGGAAGTTTCTCTCAATTTATGGTCAAATGGATTCAAAATCTGGGAAGTAAATCAGTTCACGAATGAACTACTGGTGAGAAATTGCGTCAAATTTTTTTCAGAACACCGGGAATATGTTGACTTTTTGAACGAATTATTATTTCTCCACAGCAAAATTTTAGGTATGGCTTATATCCACTTCAAACTTGATGATTCTCGTTTGTTATTTGATCGTGGAAAGTATTTTGGAACGTTGATTCTTAGCTCTGGGTTTAAATCAGATTATGGGTTTCTAGATTCGATCATTCATGTATTTGCTAAAGATACTGAGATTCGAAATGATAGTAAAATGTTTGTTAAAATGCCTAAGAGAGAATCTGGGAGTTTGAGCAGTGACAGAGATGATTTTGTCTTACAACTTCATCAAGATAAGATGTTTGTTAAAACATTTCCGTTGGATACTGTGTGTTTTGAGTACAAATTTTTTTTCAACCACACATTGCACACTAGGAAATCTTCTCAGGGTTGTTTATGGTCTGCTGATAAagtatttgatcgtggaaaagaGTTCCAACTTCTCAAGGGGTTATTTTCTTTTAACTGTGAATCTGAAGACTATTTAGATGCCATTACTTCTTCTGTGATTGTTATTCTTGGGTACTGTTTCGATTTGCTGTTAGAGTATTCAAATATGACTTTGTTTGTTCAAAATGGTGATAGCTATGATGATAGCCAGATGTTTCATAACAGGCCTCAACAAAGCAATGTTCCCTGA
- the LOC113317102 gene encoding AP2-like ethylene-responsive transcription factor At1g79700, which yields MEMTPVKCEVNTGVRRRLCNENNETRVVKNVKRRRREPIVGVTSTSTNTESKEQQQVDGSSATSTTTTTIKRSSRFRGVSRHRWTGRFEAHLWDKGSWNVTQKKKGKQVYLGAYDDEECAARAYDLAALKYWGPTTFTNFPLTDYEKAIQIMQNVTKEEYLASLRRKSSGFSRGVSKYRGVARHHHNGRWEARIGRVFGNKYLYLGTYSTQEEAAHAYDIAAIEYRGINAVTNFDLSTYIRWLRPGTNALVPCQEQQSNSEPQTFPKSSMLIPSNSLTVDEFGSPRNQEALGKEISVSSCSNRSSSSPTALSLLLRSSVFRELVERNSYATNDETDAEVARHQARVAGEDEFNRILCRRIADLPYGCPPSEDMPSIELQRQGESESASPVYNQSGQSLWNGMLTMPPTLH from the exons ATGGAGATGACACCGGTTAAGTGCGAAGTAAACACCGGTGTAAGACGTCGTTTGTGTAATGAAAACAATGAAACTCGAGTTGTTAAAAATGTCAAGAGAAGACGAAGAGAACCCATTGTAGGTGTTACTAGTACCAGTACCAATACCGagtcgaaagaacaacaacaggTTGATGGATCTTCTGCTACTAGTACTACAACTACAACAATCAAAAGAAGTTCGAGATTTCGTGGTGTTAGTAG GCATAGATGGACTGGTAGATTTGAAGCTCATCTATGGGATAAAGGCTCCTGGAATGTAACgcaaaagaagaaaggaaaacaaG TTTATCTTGGAGCATATGATGATGAAGAATGCGCAGCAAGAGCTTACGATTTAGCTGCACTCAAGTACTGGGGTCCGACGACTTTCACAAATTTCCCG CTAACTGATTATGAGAAAGCGATTCAAATAATGCAAAATGTGACAAAGGAAGAGTACTTGGCCTCTTTGAGAAGGAAAAGCAGTGGTTTCTCAAGAGGAGTGTCAAAATATAGAGGTGTTGCAAGGCATCATCATAATGGGAGATGGGAAGCAAGAATAGGAAGGGTTTTTGGGAACAAGTATCTTTACCTTGGTACTTACA GTACTCAAGAAGAGGCTGCACATGCATATGATATTGCAGCAATCGAATATCGAGGGATTAACGCAGTAACAAATTTCGATTTGAGCACATATATAAGGTGGCTAAGACCAGGGACTAATGCACTAGTTCCTTGTCAAGAACAACAATCCAACTCAGAACCGCAGACATTCCCCAAATCGTCCATGTTAATCCCATCGAACAGTCTCACAGTAGACGAGTTTGGTTCACCTAGAAATCAAGAAGCTCTTGGGAAAGAAATTTCAGTCAGTTCTTGCAGTAACAGGTCATCTTCGTCACCCACTGCACTAAGTCTGTTATTACGGTCATCGGTATTCAGAGAACTTGTGGAGAGAAACTCTTATGCAACCAACGACGAAACCGACGCGGAAGTAGCTAGACACCAAGCTCGGGTAGCAGGTGAAGATGAATTCAACAGGATTCTTTGCCGCAGAATCGCAGATCTCCCATATGGGTGTCCTCCATCAGAGGATATGCCTAGTATCGAACTGCAACGACAAGGAGAGAGTGAGAGTGCCTCCCCAGTATATAATCAGAGCGGACAATCTCTTTGGAATGGTATGCTAACTATGCCTCCTACACTGCACTGA
- the LOC113315387 gene encoding uncharacterized protein LOC113315387, translated as MVSKKGVALTHLLFADDILVFCRGDLHSLQNLKTMLIVYEKASGQCVNYAKNKFYYGGGTYSRSIAIANYLGMERALFPDKYMGIQLKPGIVRHIHVRQVVEKIMDKLAGWKGKLLSFQARLVLIRSVIASYVIHSMAIYKWPCNIIKQVERAIRNFLWSGEKRKFFTVLFDNLCCSRREGGLGLRRLVYVNKDMLMKLWISIRGQDLGQIFEGERLGITSKGPNDFKAKVSDIIFDGAWAIPQSTRDLMVRLIIDVGNLLIIAGGDDYKIWDLDSKVVFSVKSAKAAIRENCCASDDNVIKKTGRFLPSMCRLCRRDCETLSHITWQCRFSKIIWDWAARIFNLQPRKDLVASYKAAKGCSRMIKDLWLVANLAITTELWRLRNKVYFEDAVVHWLGFKGRFYHLIRDNSIRMKGHMNNTMEDLRILNYFKVKHRSCKVSSPIEVRWCPPNQDEIMICCDGASLGNPCPAGVGVTFRDANAAVWVSSALAWDCRQTFMRKRAQLYMVLCWPEGGILGVSAYNLIR; from the exons ATGGTTAGTAAGAAAGGTGTGGCTCTAACACACCttctctttgcggatgatattcttgTTTTCTGCAGAGGTGATCTTCATAGTTTGCAAAATTTGAAGACTATGCTTATTGTCTATGAGAAGGCTTCAGGCCAGTGCGTAAATTATGCGAAGAACAAATTTTATTACGGCGGTGGAACTTATTCTCGGAGTATTGCTATTGCTAATTATTTGGGCATGGAAAGAGCCTTATTTCCGGATAAATATATGGGAATTCAATTGAAGCCTGGCATTGTGCGGCACATTCATGTCAGGCAGGTAGTTGAAAAGATTATGGACAAGTTGGCTGGTTGGAAGGGTAAACTTTTATCTTTTCAAGCTAGACTGGTTTTGATCAGATCAGTGATTGCTAGCTATGTTATTCActctatggctatttataaaTGGCCTTGCAATATCATTAAACAGGTTGAGAGGGCCATTAGGAATTTTCTTTGGTCGGGTGAAAAACGTAAGTTCTTTACGGTGTTGTTTGACAACCTGTGTTGTTCAAGACGTGAAGGTGGTCTAGGCCTTAGAAGATTGGTTTATGTTAACAAGGATATGCTTATGAAGTTATGGATTTCAATTCGCGGACAAGACTTGGGCCAGATTTTTGAGGGCGAA AGATTAGGTATTACTTCcaaaggccctaatgattttaaggctaaGGTTAGTGATATCATTTTTGATGGTGCTTGGGCTATTCCTCAAAGCACTCGGGATTTGATGGTTCGGCTCATTATTGATGTTGGAAACTTGCTTATTATTGCTGGGGGCGATGATTATAAGATTTGGGATTTAGATAGCAAAGTAGTCTTCTCAGTTAAATCTGCAAAGGCTGCCATTAGAGAGAAT TGTTGTGCTAGTGATGATAATGTTATTAAGAAGACTGGAAGGTTTTTGCCTTCAATGTGCCGTTTGTGTAGACGGGATTGCGAAACTCTTAGTCATATTACTTGGCAGTGCAGATTTTCCAAGATAATTTGGGATTGGGCGGCTCGTATTTTTAATCTACAACCAAGAAAAGATTTGGTGGCTTCGTATAAGGCTGCTAAGGGGTGCAGTAGGATGATTAAGGATCTGTGGTTGGTTGCTAATCTTGCAATCACTACGGAGTTATGGAGACTGCGCAACAAAGTTTATTTTGAAGATGCTGTTGTACATTGGCTAGGTTTTAAAGGTAGATTTTATcatttaattcgtgataactcaataCGAATGAAGGGCCATATGAATAATACAATGGAGGATTTACGCATCTTGAATTATTTCAAAGTGAAGCATAGATCGTGCAAAGTTTCTTCTCCAATTGAGGTAAGGTGGTGTCCTCCTAAccaagatgaaatcatgatttgcTGTGATGGTGCGTCCCTTGGAAATCCATGCCCGGCTGGTGTTGGCGTTACTTTTCGTGATGCAAACGCAGCTGTTTGGGTGTCCTCTGCGTTGGCCTGGGATTGCAGACAAACTTTTATGCGGAAGCGTGCGCAGTTATATATGGTGCTATGTTGGCCAGAAGGTGGAATTTTAGGAGTATCTGCGTACAatctgattcgatga